One Brassica napus cultivar Da-Ae chromosome C2, Da-Ae, whole genome shotgun sequence DNA window includes the following coding sequences:
- the LOC106378341 gene encoding non-lysosomal glucosylceramidase isoform X1: protein MESELQTQLVGSETLSLPQVTWQRKLNSKVKNPSEFKMSTSDFLHLFPIGYRLWRHTKQEAAKGKVSIYDIFKKKNVKGNHGVPLGGVGAGSIGRSYKGEFQQFKLFPKVCEEAPILTNQFSVFVSRPGGVNYSTVLCATSPESANGRTEDLGIESWDWKIKGDKSTYHALYPRSWTVFNEPDPKLRIVSRQVSPFIPNNYKESSFPVSVFAFTATNLGKEEATVTLLFTWEVTNFKPKKRHILFISLNIRANFCLCINLELSGRSFWVYWRTLQLINNGKRWSTCNSFTSQSVCLLTYRTANGHPPVTYAIAAQETDDVSVSECPCFLVSGYSPNEITPRAMWDEIKKNKSFDQLPCEPGSPSRPGTAIGAAIAAKVKVPPGCDRTVTFSLSWDCPEVRFNERTYHRRYTRFYGSLGDAAVNMARDALLNYGNWESQIEEWQNTILLDTSLPDWYRVTLFNELYYFNSGGAIWTDGLPYKQTTERSTEQNSNDTDILQKINAVCDQVHHSPQSQNAEENIGQFLYLEGIEYLMYNTYDVHFYSSFPLLILFSKLELSIQRDFAAAVMFQDPTKKEIMSSGELVPRKLLGSVPHDIGLNNPWLELNAYNLFNTDRWKDLNAKFVLQVYRDVVATGDYSFARAVWPSVYLAVAYLDQFDKDEDGMIENEGLPDQTYDTWSVTGVSAYCGGLYVAALQAASAFATIVGENAVAFYFNAKYEKAKTVYEKLWNGSYFDYDNSGSDSSSSILADQLAGQWYARACGLKPITKEEWIKKALETIHEFNVMKVRGGTRGAVNGMSPDGQVDTNSLVSKEVWAGTTYSVAACMIQEGQREKGFQTASGIYEAVWSDRGLSCSFQTPEAWNMNDEYRSLCYMRPLAIWAMQWALTPIQTFGGEKQNLMAGDEDESDLLLRQHNGFKEVARYVKIAKSTEHRSLLQEKYEAILTTFHL from the exons ATGGAAAGCGAACTTCAAACCCAGTTG GTTGGAAGTGAGACACTCTCACTTCCTCAAGTAACATGGCAGCGGAAGTTGAACAGCAAAGTAAAGAACCCTTCTGAGTTCAAGATGAGTACAAGCGATTTTCTTCACCTG TTTCCAATAGGCTATAGATTGTGGCGTCACACTAAACAAGAGGCAGCAAAAGGAAAA GTATCCATTTACGATATCTTCAAAAAGAAGAATGTAAAAGGCAACCATGGTGTCCCTTTAGGTGGAGTTGG TGCAGGAAGCATCGGAAGGAGTTACAAAGGTGAGTTTCAGCAGTTCAAGCTCTTCCCTAAAGTTTGTGAAGAAGCTCCAATCCTCACAAATCAGTTCTCT GTTTTTGTTTCGAGACCCGGTGGTGTAAATTACTCAACTGTTCTATGCGCAACAAGTCCAGAGTCTGCAAA TGGTAGAACAGAAGATTTAGGAATAGAGTCATGGGATTGGAAGATAAAGGGGGACAAATCTACGTATCATGCTCTGTATCCTAGGTCTTGGACTGTCTTCAACG AGCCTGACCCTAAACTCAGAATAGTTTCTCGTCAAGTCTCTCCCTTTATACCGAATAACTACAAGGAAAGCAGTTTTCCAGTATCCGTTTTCGCTTTTACG GCGACTAATCTTGGAAAAGAAGAAGCAACGGTTACTTTGCTCTTTACATGGGAGGTGACTAATTTCAAACCAAAAAAGAGACATATATTGTTCATATCTTTAAACATTCGTGCCAATTTTTGTCTCTGTATAAATTTAGAACTCAGTGGGAGGAGCTTCTGGGTTTACTGGAGAACACTTCAACTCATCAATAAT GGAAAGAGATGGAGTACATGCAATAGCTTTACATCACAA TCGGTATGTTTATTAACTTACAGAACAGCCAATGGACACCCACCAGTTACTTACGCCATTGCAGCGCAAGAAACAGACGATGTTAGTGTCTCTgagtgtccatgcttcttggtTTCTGGTTATTCTCCTAATGAAATCACACCAAGAGCTATGTGGGATGAGATCAAAAAG aacaaATCATTCGACCAATTGCCTTGTGAGCCAGGCTCACCTTCGAGACCTGGAACAGCCATTGGAGCAGCCATAGCTGCTAAAGTGAAGGTCCCTCCAGGTTGTGACCGTACAGTCACGTTTTCTCTCTCATGGGACTGTCCTGAAGTGCGGTTTAATGAGAGGACTTACCACAG ACGATACACAAGATTCTATGGCTCTTTAGGCGACGCAGCAGTGAATATGGCTCGTGACGCTCTTCTTA ATTATGGTAATTGGGAGTCTCAGATTGAAGAATGGCAAAACACTATTCTTTTAGACACTTCACTCCCTGATTG GTATAGAGTCACTCTATTCAACGAACTATACTATTTCAACTCTGGAGGAGCTATCTGGACAG ATGGCTTGCCCTACAAGCAAACTACAGAAAGAAGCACTGAACAGAACAGTAATGATACAGACATCCTCCAGAAAATCAATGCGGTTTGTGATCAGGTTCACCACTCTCCTCAGTCTCAAAACGCGGAAGAGAACATTGGACAATTCTTATACCTCGAAGGAATTGAGTATCTAATGTACAACACTTACGACGTTCACTTCTACTCTTCCTTTCCACTTCTCATTCTCTTCTCTAAGCTCGAACTCAGCATCCAGAGAGACTTTGCAGCAGCGGTTATGTTCCAAGATCCCACCAAGAAAGAGATCATGAGCTCCGGCGAGTTGGTTCCAAGAAAACTGCTAGGATCGGTTCCTCACGACATCGGTCTAAACAATCCTTGGCTTGAACTAAACGCGTATAACTTGTTCAACACGGATCGTTGGAAAGACTTGAACGCCAAGTTTGTTCTTCAAGTCTACAGAGACGTGGTTGCAACCGGAGATTATAGCTTCGCAAGAGCGGTTTGGCCATCTGTTTACCTAGCGGTGGCTTATTTGGATCAGTTCGATAAGGACGAGGACGGTATGATTGAGAACGAAGGGTTACCGGACCAGACATACGACACGTGGAGTGTTACAGGCGTTAGTGCTTATTGCGGCGGTCTTTATGTCGCTGCTCTTCAAGCTGCGTCTGCGTTTGCTACTATTGTTGGGGAAAACGCTGTCGCGTTTTACTTCAACGCAAAGTATGAAAAGGCGAAAACCGTTTACGAGAAGCTGTGGAACGGTTCTTACTTCGATTATGATAACAGCGGTAGCGACTCGAGCTCCTCGATTCTTGCTGATCAGTTGGCTGGACAATG GTACGCGAGAGCGTGCGGACTGAAGCCAATAACGAAAGAAGAGTGGATAAAGAAAGCACTCGAGACGATCCATGAGTTTAATGTGATGAAGGTAAGAGGAGGGACACGTGGCGCTGTGAATGGGATGTCTCCGGATGGACAAGTGGACACGAACTCGCTGGTTTCGAAAGAGGTTTGGGCTGGGACCACTTACTCTGTTGCAGCTTGTATGATTCAAGAAGGACAAAGAGAGAAAGGGTTTCAGACAGCAAGTGGAATCTATGAGGCTGTTTGGTCTGATCGTGGTCTCAG TTGCTCTTTTCAGACACCAGAAGCGTGGAACATGAATGATGAATACAGGTCTCTCTGTTATATGAGACCTCTTGCTATATGGGCTATGCAATGGGCATTGACACCAATACAAACTTTTGGAGGAGAGAAGCAGAACTTGATGGCGGGAGATGAAGACGAAAGTGATTTGTTG
- the LOC106378341 gene encoding non-lysosomal glucosylceramidase isoform X2, with amino-acid sequence MESELQTQLVGSETLSLPQVTWQRKLNSKVKNPSEFKMSTSDFLHLFPIGYRLWRHTKQEAAKGKVSIYDIFKKKNVKGNHGVPLGGVGAGSIGRSYKGEFQQFKLFPKVCEEAPILTNQFSVFVSRPGGVNYSTVLCATSPESANGRTEDLGIESWDWKIKGDKSTYHALYPRSWTVFNEPDPKLRIVSRQVSPFIPNNYKESSFPVSVFAFTATNLGKEEATVTLLFTWENSVGGASGFTGEHFNSSIMERDGVHAIALHHKTANGHPPVTYAIAAQETDDVSVSECPCFLVSGYSPNEITPRAMWDEIKKNKSFDQLPCEPGSPSRPGTAIGAAIAAKVKVPPGCDRTVTFSLSWDCPEVRFNERTYHRRYTRFYGSLGDAAVNMARDALLNYGNWESQIEEWQNTILLDTSLPDWYRVTLFNELYYFNSGGAIWTDGLPYKQTTERSTEQNSNDTDILQKINAVCDQVHHSPQSQNAEENIGQFLYLEGIEYLMYNTYDVHFYSSFPLLILFSKLELSIQRDFAAAVMFQDPTKKEIMSSGELVPRKLLGSVPHDIGLNNPWLELNAYNLFNTDRWKDLNAKFVLQVYRDVVATGDYSFARAVWPSVYLAVAYLDQFDKDEDGMIENEGLPDQTYDTWSVTGVSAYCGGLYVAALQAASAFATIVGENAVAFYFNAKYEKAKTVYEKLWNGSYFDYDNSGSDSSSSILADQLAGQWYARACGLKPITKEEWIKKALETIHEFNVMKVRGGTRGAVNGMSPDGQVDTNSLVSKEVWAGTTYSVAACMIQEGQREKGFQTASGIYEAVWSDRGLSCSFQTPEAWNMNDEYRSLCYMRPLAIWAMQWALTPIQTFGGEKQNLMAGDEDESDLLLRQHNGFKEVARYVKIAKSTEHRSLLQEKYEAILTTFHL; translated from the exons ATGGAAAGCGAACTTCAAACCCAGTTG GTTGGAAGTGAGACACTCTCACTTCCTCAAGTAACATGGCAGCGGAAGTTGAACAGCAAAGTAAAGAACCCTTCTGAGTTCAAGATGAGTACAAGCGATTTTCTTCACCTG TTTCCAATAGGCTATAGATTGTGGCGTCACACTAAACAAGAGGCAGCAAAAGGAAAA GTATCCATTTACGATATCTTCAAAAAGAAGAATGTAAAAGGCAACCATGGTGTCCCTTTAGGTGGAGTTGG TGCAGGAAGCATCGGAAGGAGTTACAAAGGTGAGTTTCAGCAGTTCAAGCTCTTCCCTAAAGTTTGTGAAGAAGCTCCAATCCTCACAAATCAGTTCTCT GTTTTTGTTTCGAGACCCGGTGGTGTAAATTACTCAACTGTTCTATGCGCAACAAGTCCAGAGTCTGCAAA TGGTAGAACAGAAGATTTAGGAATAGAGTCATGGGATTGGAAGATAAAGGGGGACAAATCTACGTATCATGCTCTGTATCCTAGGTCTTGGACTGTCTTCAACG AGCCTGACCCTAAACTCAGAATAGTTTCTCGTCAAGTCTCTCCCTTTATACCGAATAACTACAAGGAAAGCAGTTTTCCAGTATCCGTTTTCGCTTTTACG GCGACTAATCTTGGAAAAGAAGAAGCAACGGTTACTTTGCTCTTTACATGGGAG AACTCAGTGGGAGGAGCTTCTGGGTTTACTGGAGAACACTTCAACTCATCAATAAT GGAAAGAGATGGAGTACATGCAATAGCTTTACATCACAA AACAGCCAATGGACACCCACCAGTTACTTACGCCATTGCAGCGCAAGAAACAGACGATGTTAGTGTCTCTgagtgtccatgcttcttggtTTCTGGTTATTCTCCTAATGAAATCACACCAAGAGCTATGTGGGATGAGATCAAAAAG aacaaATCATTCGACCAATTGCCTTGTGAGCCAGGCTCACCTTCGAGACCTGGAACAGCCATTGGAGCAGCCATAGCTGCTAAAGTGAAGGTCCCTCCAGGTTGTGACCGTACAGTCACGTTTTCTCTCTCATGGGACTGTCCTGAAGTGCGGTTTAATGAGAGGACTTACCACAG ACGATACACAAGATTCTATGGCTCTTTAGGCGACGCAGCAGTGAATATGGCTCGTGACGCTCTTCTTA ATTATGGTAATTGGGAGTCTCAGATTGAAGAATGGCAAAACACTATTCTTTTAGACACTTCACTCCCTGATTG GTATAGAGTCACTCTATTCAACGAACTATACTATTTCAACTCTGGAGGAGCTATCTGGACAG ATGGCTTGCCCTACAAGCAAACTACAGAAAGAAGCACTGAACAGAACAGTAATGATACAGACATCCTCCAGAAAATCAATGCGGTTTGTGATCAGGTTCACCACTCTCCTCAGTCTCAAAACGCGGAAGAGAACATTGGACAATTCTTATACCTCGAAGGAATTGAGTATCTAATGTACAACACTTACGACGTTCACTTCTACTCTTCCTTTCCACTTCTCATTCTCTTCTCTAAGCTCGAACTCAGCATCCAGAGAGACTTTGCAGCAGCGGTTATGTTCCAAGATCCCACCAAGAAAGAGATCATGAGCTCCGGCGAGTTGGTTCCAAGAAAACTGCTAGGATCGGTTCCTCACGACATCGGTCTAAACAATCCTTGGCTTGAACTAAACGCGTATAACTTGTTCAACACGGATCGTTGGAAAGACTTGAACGCCAAGTTTGTTCTTCAAGTCTACAGAGACGTGGTTGCAACCGGAGATTATAGCTTCGCAAGAGCGGTTTGGCCATCTGTTTACCTAGCGGTGGCTTATTTGGATCAGTTCGATAAGGACGAGGACGGTATGATTGAGAACGAAGGGTTACCGGACCAGACATACGACACGTGGAGTGTTACAGGCGTTAGTGCTTATTGCGGCGGTCTTTATGTCGCTGCTCTTCAAGCTGCGTCTGCGTTTGCTACTATTGTTGGGGAAAACGCTGTCGCGTTTTACTTCAACGCAAAGTATGAAAAGGCGAAAACCGTTTACGAGAAGCTGTGGAACGGTTCTTACTTCGATTATGATAACAGCGGTAGCGACTCGAGCTCCTCGATTCTTGCTGATCAGTTGGCTGGACAATG GTACGCGAGAGCGTGCGGACTGAAGCCAATAACGAAAGAAGAGTGGATAAAGAAAGCACTCGAGACGATCCATGAGTTTAATGTGATGAAGGTAAGAGGAGGGACACGTGGCGCTGTGAATGGGATGTCTCCGGATGGACAAGTGGACACGAACTCGCTGGTTTCGAAAGAGGTTTGGGCTGGGACCACTTACTCTGTTGCAGCTTGTATGATTCAAGAAGGACAAAGAGAGAAAGGGTTTCAGACAGCAAGTGGAATCTATGAGGCTGTTTGGTCTGATCGTGGTCTCAG TTGCTCTTTTCAGACACCAGAAGCGTGGAACATGAATGATGAATACAGGTCTCTCTGTTATATGAGACCTCTTGCTATATGGGCTATGCAATGGGCATTGACACCAATACAAACTTTTGGAGGAGAGAAGCAGAACTTGATGGCGGGAGATGAAGACGAAAGTGATTTGTTG
- the LOC111211516 gene encoding protein ABHD11-like, with product MSAVSCSTASSSGGCGLRSQLKTCALPAFTSLNFGRTGPNSQSDRLSIHRLELVHGNRKARGTTICMTLVDERQSTGQKVVDPPRILAYDLVQGALVKWTWKEDKSVPDTPAAVLLHGILGSGKNWVSTFARRLAHEFPNWQFLLVDLRCHGDSASLKKRGPNSVATTASDVLKLVGQLRLTPRVLVGHSFGGKVVLSMVEQAAKPLPRPVRAWVLDATPGKVRAGGDGEDHPRELISFLSTLPKVVSSKPEVLNALIKEGFSNEVSQWVVTNLRPTGPSCSSFSWTFDLDGISQLYQSYEETNLWNFVENLPRGVHVNFLKAERSLHRWALEDLQRIHAAEELASEEGGGVEMHVLEDAGHWVHTDNPDGLFRILSSSFQVLRAWRCKRSTFCLFPV from the exons ATGTCGGCGGTCTCGTGCTCCACGGCTAGCTCTAGCGGTGGATGTGGATTGAGGTCTCAACTAAAGACATGTGCTTTACCAGCATTTACCTCTCTTAATTTCGGCAGAACTGGGCCAAACTCTCAG AGTGACAGATTAAGTATTCATCGGTTGGAATTGGTACATGGCAACCGTAAGGCAAGAGGAACAACTATCTGTATGACATTAGTCGACGAAAGACAATCCACGGGCCAAAAAGTTGTCGACCCTCCTCGGATCCTG GCGTACGATCTTGTTCAAGGGGCTCTT GTGAAGTGGACATGGAAGGAGGACAAGTCTGTTCCAGATACCCCTGCTGCTGTTCTTCTACATGGAATTTTAGGCAGCGGCAAAAACTGGGTCA GCACTTTTGCTCGAAGATTGGCTCATGAGTTCCCAAATTGGCAG TTTCTCTTGGTAGACTTGCGTTGCCATGGGGATTCAGCGTCTCTCAAGAAGAGAGGTCCAAACTCTGTTGCTACAACTGCTTCTGATGTTCTAAAACTT GTTGGTCAGTTGAGGTTAACACCTCGGGTCCTTGTTGGTCACAGCTTTGGAGGGAAAG TTGTTTTAAGCATGGTGGAACAAGCAGCTAAGCCTCTTCCTCGACCAGTCCGA GCTTGGGTGTTGGATGCCACTCCTGGAAAGGTTCGTGCAGGAGGAGATGGAGAGGATCATCCACGAGAGCTTATATCATTTCTAAGTACATTGCCTAAAGTG GTCTCATCAAAGCCAGAAGTTTTAAACGCTCTTATCAAAGAAGGGTTTTCGAATGAAGTATCACAG TGGGTTGTTACCAATCTGAGACCTACTGGACCATCGTGCTCTAGCTTCTCGTGGACATTTGACTTGGACGGGATCTCCCAACTTTATCAGTCCTACGAAGAAACAAATCTATG GAACTTTGTTGAGAACCTGCCAAGAGGAGTACATGTGAATTTTCTCAAAGCGGAAAGAAGCTTGCACCGTTGGGCCCTAGAAGACCTTCAACGAATCCACGCCGCTGAAGAGCTCGCCTCTGAAGAAGGCGGCGGCGTAGAAATGCATGTCCTGGAAGATGCCGGTCACTGG GTTCACACGGACAACCCGGATGGCCTCTTCAGGATCTTGTCATCTTCATTCCAGGTTCTCAGAGCCTGGAGGTGCAAACGCTCTACGTTCTGCCTTTTTCCTGTTTGA